The genomic stretch GGTCATAGAAAACGCAACACATATAGAAAAACTCAAACGAGCACGAGTATCAGGTGTCACCTGGTTAACAAGGAAGGATACAAATGACAAATAAACTAACACTTCTTGCTTCAGTAGTAGCTGCATCAACTGCGATGATGGCAACATCGGCATCAGCGGCAGAAAGCACTCTGGACAAAGTCACATCTCAAGGCTTCTTAACTTGTGGTGTAAGTACAGGTCTTCCAGGGTTCTCTAACCCTAACTCAAAAGGTGAATGGGAAGGAATTGATGTTGAGTATTGTCAAGCTCTTGCAGCGGCTGTACTCGGTGACAAGACCAAAGTTAAGTATGTACCTCTAACAGCAAAAGAGCGTTTTACTGCGCTTCAATCTGGCGAAATCGACGTACTATCTCGTAACACAACATGGACATTACATCGTGACACCGCTTTAGGTCTGAACTTCGTTGGCGTTAACTACTACGATGGTCAAGGCTTCATGGTTAAGAAAGATCTAGGCCTAACAAGTGCTCTAGAACTTGATGGTGCTTCTGTATGTGTTCAATCAGGTACAACGACTGAGCTTAACCTAGCCGATTACTTCCGTAACAACGGCATGTCTTACAAGCCAGTGGTATTTGATACG from Vibrio pomeroyi encodes the following:
- a CDS encoding amino acid ABC transporter substrate-binding protein, with the protein product MTNKLTLLASVVAASTAMMATSASAAESTLDKVTSQGFLTCGVSTGLPGFSNPNSKGEWEGIDVEYCQALAAAVLGDKTKVKYVPLTAKERFTALQSGEIDVLSRNTTWTLHRDTALGLNFVGVNYYDGQGFMVKKDLGLTSALELDGASVCVQSGTTTELNLADYFRNNGMSYKPVVFDTAAQTSKGFDAGRCDVLTTDQSGLYALRLNLADPKSAQVLPEIISKEPLGPVVRQDDDKWFNVAKWTLSAMINAEEYGISSKNADEMLKSKDPNIKRILGVDGPKGKGLGIRDDWGYQVIKQVGNYGESFERTVGTGSPLQISRGVNALWNAGGFMYAPPIR